A DNA window from Deltaproteobacteria bacterium contains the following coding sequences:
- a CDS encoding 3-oxoacid CoA-transferase subunit B encodes MPYKEKIARRAAREIVAGQVINLGIGIPTLIPNYISDDKPVLIHSENGILGMGPRSEPGKEDRNLIDAGGNYVSLIGGASFFDSALSFALVRGGRLDLTFLGALEVSERGDLANWIIPGKFSPGIGGGMELAQKSKRLIITSTHTNRNGRPKILRKCTLPLTAKNCVNTIITELAVIDVTSDGLVLREIAEGTDLDEVIQKTEAPLIIPHRELPRF; translated from the coding sequence ATGCCCTATAAAGAAAAAATCGCAAGGCGTGCGGCCAGGGAAATAGTGGCGGGACAGGTTATAAACCTGGGAATCGGCATTCCTACCCTTATTCCCAATTACATCTCAGATGATAAACCCGTTCTCATCCACTCCGAGAACGGCATCCTCGGCATGGGTCCCAGGTCCGAACCCGGAAAAGAGGACCGCAATCTCATCGACGCCGGGGGAAATTACGTTTCACTGATTGGAGGTGCCTCATTTTTCGATAGCGCACTTTCATTCGCTCTTGTCCGGGGGGGACGTTTGGATTTGACCTTTTTGGGCGCCTTGGAGGTTTCCGAGAGAGGGGATTTGGCTAACTGGATTATTCCCGGGAAGTTTTCTCCCGGGATAGGAGGCGGCATGGAGTTGGCTCAAAAATCCAAACGTCTCATTATCACCTCAACTCATACAAACCGAAACGGACGTCCGAAAATACTCAGGAAATGTACCCTGCCTCTCACTGCGAAGAATTGTGTGAATACCATCATCACTGAATTGGCTGTGATCGACGTGACGTCGGATGGATTGGTGCTGCGGGAAATTGCGGAGGGTACGGATTTGGATGAAGTGATTCAAAAGACTGAAGCTCCGCTGATCATCCCGCACCGTGAGCTTCCCAGATTCTAG